From one Gossypium hirsutum isolate 1008001.06 chromosome D08, Gossypium_hirsutum_v2.1, whole genome shotgun sequence genomic stretch:
- the LOC107910134 gene encoding peter Pan-like protein, whose protein sequence is MARFHNRKKKVFVKPIVKKQQQQQPNVDHITGNKIPKSFVFSRGKLPGPLRQLQMDLRKLMLPYTALKLKEKKRNNLKDFLNVAGPMGVTHFLILSKTETSPVLRVAKTPQGPTLTFKIHEYSLAVDISQSQLRPRCPQDLFKNPPLIVLSGFAAADEQLRLTTTMFKNIFPDIDINTVKLSSCQRILLLNYNKDTKLIDFRHYSIRLQPVGVSRRIRKFVQNHQVPDLRNLQDVSDFVTKAGYGSESEVDEEAATVTLTSDLSRVNRASTKSAVKLQEIGPRMTLQLTKIEGGLCAGEVMFSEYGNGGNKKKPGNEEGNEKEDGENDGQMEDSDEDDEADNEEDMEEGEED, encoded by the exons ATGGCTCGTTTCCATAAC agaaagaaGAAGGTTTTTGTTAAGCCAATTGTGAAAAAGCAGCAGCAACAGCAACCGAATGTAGACCATATCACAGGGAATAAAATCCCGAAGAGTTTTGTGTTTTCGAGGGGGAAGCTTCCTGGTCCTCTTAGGCAACTTCAAATGGATTTGAGAAAATTGATGCTTCCTTATACTGCTCTCAAACTCAAG GAGAAGAAAAGGAACAATCTGAAAGACTTTTTGAATGTTGCAGGGCCAATGGGTGTAACCCATTTCCTCATTTTATCTAAAACCGAAACTTCGCCTGTCCTTAGGGTTGCAAAGACCCCTCAAGGCCCTACTCTTACATTTAAAATACATGAATATTCATTGGCTGTTGATATATCCCAATCTCAATTGCGCCCTCGTTGCCCTCAGGATCTTTTCAAGAATCCTCCTTTG ATTGTTCTGTCTGGTTTTGCGGCAGCAGATGAACAATTAAGGCTCACGACTACGATGTTCAAGAACATCTTTCCGGATATTGATATCAATACT GTTAAACTTTCTTCTTGCCAGAGGATTCTGTTGCTTAACTACAATAAAGACACGAAGCTTATTGATTTTCGACATTATTCTATCAGACTACAGCCTGTTGGTGTCTCGCGTAGAATTCGAAAATTCGTGCAGAACCATCAAGTGCCTGATCTTCGGAATCTTCAAGATGTGAGCGACTTCGTCACTAA AGCGGGTTATGGATCAGAAAGCGAAGTTGATGAGGAAGCTGCAACAGTTACTCTGACTAGCGATCTTAGTCGAGTTAATCGTGCCTCTACAAAAAGCGCGGTTAAGCTTCAAGAAATTGGACCTAGAATGACTCTCCAACTCACCAAAATTGAGGGTGGATTATGTGCTGGTGAAGTTATGTTCAGTGAATATG GCAATGGTGGCAATAAGAAAAAGCCAGGCAATGAGGAGGGTAATGAAAAGGAAGACGGTGAGAATGACGGCCAAATGGAGGATAGCGATGAAGATGATGAAGCTGATAACGAGGAAGATATGGAAGAAGGTGAAGAAGATTAG